The following proteins are co-located in the Solanum pennellii chromosome 1, SPENNV200 genome:
- the LOC107010859 gene encoding F-box protein At5g49610-like, with amino-acid sequence MDRGKRPDRSLTAPNNKMYLDLKDIIREHSLSFLPAKSLFKFNAVCRDWKLQISSPFFAHNQSLYCRSTSGFFIHSLDGSPSLIPIDPSFCGVPDPFLKFLPEPVDLRSSSNGLLCCQGRAEDKAYYICNPVTQQWKKLPKSNVNHGPDPAIVLIFEPSLLNFVAEYKIICAFPSTDFGDAVEFDIYSSKANSWEVAGEIHFFGARATRMPKSGLHVNGIVYWMTTSGSILAFDLTKERSQLLQNYDFRGILGDYSGKLCKMNVCGNSISLSILDNVHTNTMQMGSQTKMWAVKQKVVLDSKIVGNAAGDYTALHVDSNMLVVRSLGKAFLYDFKSRATKCIPGEFHNSRCLPYVNSLVSL; translated from the coding sequence ATGGATCGTGGAAAAAGGCCAGACAGATCTCTTACTGCGCCGAATAATAAGATGTATCTGGATCTTAAGGACATCATCAGGGAACATTCCCTTTCATTTCTTCCTGCCAAATCACTTTTCAAATTCAACGCTGTCTGTAGGGACTGGAAACTCCAGATTTCAAGTCCATTTTTTGCCCATAACCAGTCACTTTATTGTCGCAGTACTTCAGGCTTCTTTATCCATTCGCTTGATGGTTCTCCTTCTCTCATACCCATCGACCCAAGCTTTTGTGGGGTGCCAGATCCATTCCTTAAGTTTTTGCCCGAGCCTGTTGACCTTAGGTCCTCCTCAAATGGACTGCTTTGCTGCCAAGGTCGTGCAGAGGACAAGGCCTACTACATATGTAATCCTGTTACTCAGCAGTGGAAGAAACTTCCAAAATCAAATGTGAATCACGGACCAGATCCAGCAATTGTGCTCATATTCGAACCATCATTGCTCAACTTTGTAGCTGAGTACAAAATTATATGCGCTTTTCCATCCACAGATTTTGGTGATGCAGTTGAGTTTGATATCTATTCCTCCAAAGCGAATTCTTGGGAAGTTGCTGGGGAGATCCATTTTTTTGGAGCTAGAGCAACACGTATGCCAAAATCCGGGCTTCATGTGAATGGTATTGTTTACTGGATGACAACTTCAGGTAGTATTCTTGCTTTTGATCTAACAAAGGAGAGGTCACAGCTCCTTCAAAACTATGATTTTCGTGGGATCTTGGGGGACTATAGTGGAAAGCTCTGTAAGATGAACGTTTGTGGTAATTCAATCAGTTTAAGCATTTTGGATAATGTCCACACAAATACAATGCAAATGGGAAGCCAAACCAAAATGTGGGCAGTAAAACAGAAGGTTGTTCTTGACAGTAAAATTGTTGGGAATGCAGCGGGGGACTACACAGCTTTACATGTCGACAGTAATATGTTGGTGGTTCGGAGCTTGggaaaagcctttttgtatgaTTTCAAGTCTCGTGCAACAAAATGCATTCCGGGTGAATTTCACAACTCCAGATGCTTGCCCTATGTCAACAGTTTAGTCTCTCTCTAG